One Desulfovibrio fairfieldensis genomic window carries:
- a CDS encoding DUF456 domain-containing protein encodes MDFLPFPIAYLLAGAFVTLLCFVLLLNVFGLPANWIVLGLVALWKMVHPGAANLDVWFWVMMVGLALIGEALELGMQILKAKRYGSSSSGTFAGMIGAIAGAILLAPLFFGLGALIGALAGAWIGCFLMELVKGRPVKEALDAAFGAMMGRFLGTVCKCGAGGAMLALTAHRIWPKPVPAPLPPDSLDGPAQLVLSVLHHLC; translated from the coding sequence ATGGATTTTCTGCCGTTTCCCATTGCCTATCTGCTGGCCGGTGCGTTCGTCACGCTGCTCTGTTTCGTGCTGCTCCTGAACGTATTCGGCCTGCCTGCCAACTGGATTGTACTGGGCCTGGTGGCTCTGTGGAAAATGGTCCACCCCGGCGCGGCCAATCTGGATGTCTGGTTCTGGGTCATGATGGTGGGACTGGCGCTGATCGGCGAGGCTCTGGAGCTGGGCATGCAGATCCTCAAGGCCAAGCGCTACGGCTCCAGTTCATCGGGTACTTTCGCGGGCATGATCGGGGCCATTGCCGGAGCCATTCTGCTGGCGCCGCTCTTTTTCGGCCTGGGCGCGCTGATCGGCGCGTTGGCCGGCGCCTGGATCGGCTGCTTTCTTATGGAACTCGTCAAGGGCAGGCCTGTGAAAGAAGCGCTGGACGCGGCTTTTGGGGCCATGATGGGCCGTTTTCTGGGCACGGTCTGCAAATGCGGCGCGGGCGGGGCCATGCTGGCGCTCACCGCCCACCGGATCTGGCCGAAGCCGGTCCCCGCGCCCTTGCCGCCGGACAGCCTGGACGGTCCGGCCCAACTGGTGCTGAGCGTGCTGCACCATCTTTGTTGA